The nucleotide sequence TCTTCATGCGAACCAGGAAACCGTGGGTACGGGCGCGGCGGATTTTGGAAGGTTGGTAAGTACGTTTCATGTTGGTTCCTTGAGAAGGTTCAGTATTTGCGTCGGCAAGGCGCCACGTCTGCGCCCGACCATCCAGGTTCTGCGCCGCACACTGTCACCGCCAAACCCGCTATTTTTTCACATGCAGCGCATGCGTTGCGATTTGGGGGTCAACCAGCGAAGCAAAGCACTTGCCGCCCATCTAAACATCTAAAAAGGCAGCGCGTGCGCACGAAAAACTCGGCGCCCGGGTCATATCACCCTGAACACATTCAGGGAAACCCGCGATTATCACAGTGTTGGGCCT is from Comamonas fluminis and encodes:
- the rpmH gene encoding 50S ribosomal protein L34 yields the protein MKRTYQPSKIRRARTHGFLVRMKTKGGRAVINARRAKGRKRLAV